One Chitinophagales bacterium genomic window carries:
- a CDS encoding membrane protein, with protein sequence MIKFFGKLLINTLAVLLTAELLPGIHVQDPLTALLAALVLSLLNVTVKPVLIFLTIPFTVLTFGLFLLVINAVIIIIAGKLISGFEVTGFWWALLFSIVLALINSILEHFILSVSEKRPD encoded by the coding sequence ATGATAAAATTTTTCGGAAAACTATTGATCAATACCCTGGCCGTATTATTGACAGCTGAGCTGTTGCCGGGTATTCATGTTCAGGATCCGCTTACTGCCCTGCTTGCAGCTCTGGTGCTCTCTCTGCTGAACGTGACGGTTAAGCCCGTGCTCATCTTTTTGACTATTCCTTTTACCGTGCTCACTTTTGGCCTGTTCTTGCTGGTAATTAATGCAGTAATTATAATCATTGCCGGAAAACTTATTAGCGGATTTGAAGTTACCGGCTTTTGGTGGGCGTTGCTATTCAGTATTGTACTTGCGCTGATTAATTCCATTCTGGAACATTTTATTTTATCGGTTTCGGAAAAGAGACCCGACTAA
- the queG gene encoding epoxyqueuosine reductase has translation MQLVKKSEATQKIKAEAKRLGFSYVGVAKAMPLQEEAEKLKHWLHQNMHGSMHYMARYFDLRTDPTRLVPGAQSVISLMYNYYTPKQQHSSAPKISRYAYGKDYHKVLKKKLKQLLRFIRTHIGEVHGRAFVDSGPVLEKAWAAKSGLGWIGKNSNLIHPRTGSFFFLAELIIDLPLEYDGPIKDYCGSCTACLDACPTGAIVQPYVVDGSKCISYFTIELKEDSIPHSMKGKFGNWVFGCDICQEVCPWNRFARPHNEPEFEPAPEMLGMTREQWYEITEEVFEKLFRHTPLKRAGFKGIKRNLRFIEETSAPD, from the coding sequence ATGCAGTTGGTTAAAAAATCTGAAGCCACACAAAAAATAAAAGCTGAAGCAAAACGGCTGGGATTCAGTTACGTGGGCGTAGCCAAAGCCATGCCTCTGCAAGAGGAAGCCGAGAAACTGAAACACTGGCTGCACCAGAACATGCATGGCAGCATGCACTATATGGCCAGGTATTTTGACCTGCGCACTGACCCTACACGGCTGGTCCCCGGAGCTCAATCGGTTATCAGTCTGATGTATAACTATTATACCCCCAAACAACAGCATTCGTCCGCGCCCAAAATCTCACGCTACGCTTACGGTAAAGACTACCATAAGGTACTCAAAAAAAAACTGAAACAGCTTTTACGCTTTATCCGCACGCACATAGGGGAAGTGCATGGAAGGGCTTTTGTGGACTCTGGTCCCGTGTTAGAAAAGGCCTGGGCTGCAAAAAGCGGACTGGGCTGGATAGGCAAAAACTCCAATCTCATTCATCCCAGGACGGGTTCTTTCTTTTTCCTTGCTGAGCTGATAATAGACCTGCCGCTGGAGTATGACGGCCCCATTAAAGATTATTGTGGTTCGTGCACCGCATGCCTGGATGCCTGTCCTACCGGGGCAATCGTTCAACCTTATGTGGTGGACGGCAGCAAATGCATCTCTTATTTCACTATTGAATTAAAGGAAGACAGCATTCCTCACAGCATGAAGGGGAAATTTGGTAACTGGGTATTCGGGTGTGACATATGCCAGGAGGTATGCCCCTGGAACCGCTTTGCCCGGCCGCACAATGAACCGGAGTTTGAACCTGCACCCGAAATGCTGGGTATGACCAGAGAGCAGTGGTATGAAATAACCGAAGAGGTTTTTGAGAAGCTCTTCCGGCATACACCTCTGAAAAGAGCCGGTTTTAAGGGCATAAAAAGAAATTTACGTTTTATTGAAGAAACGTCAGCCCCGGATTAG
- a CDS encoding oxidoreductase, which yields MCLAGRSFIMYDFVIIGSGPSGGNLAYNLSRQGAKCLMIEAGKFYRKHTFPRNEADASAQLYWGGGIEFDAEARMAFLRARVVGGTSIVNQCLLDRFDDLVWNDWQARTGVDFFTAEKMAPYYEKVEKHLSLHTFSAAERNRNAELFTAACDQLQYHWHYLRKGQSDCAHDRGNDCIACLSGCHRDSKQSSLVAYIQKAEKAGLDIVAEAMAEKIDVNKERARIFVNRNGSTEEYYSRHLILAGGSFGTTQLLLRSGFGEKLPALGKYFSAHPQYMSFGIFDEPVNSHKGYFQTVASKDAAFRQKGFKLENVFAPPISLAMLFNATGKEHQEIMRNYTRMSCIEVAIRDDNTGVIRVTRKGKLSVSKPLTDADKQKRDAGLEAVRNILVASGAIKIIQSPYYFGLHLMGGCAIGTDAQKSVVNPEFKVHGYPNLYIADSSIYPAAPGINPSLTIMALSEKLSEQLIKH from the coding sequence ATGTGCCTTGCGGGTCGGAGCTTTATTATGTATGATTTTGTAATTATCGGTTCAGGGCCTTCAGGTGGCAATCTGGCTTATAACCTAAGCCGCCAGGGGGCTAAATGCCTGATGATTGAGGCAGGCAAATTTTACCGCAAACACACGTTCCCTCGTAATGAGGCTGACGCTTCAGCTCAGCTTTACTGGGGAGGAGGTATCGAATTTGATGCAGAAGCGCGTATGGCTTTTCTGCGGGCACGCGTTGTAGGAGGCACATCCATTGTCAACCAGTGTCTGTTGGATCGCTTTGATGATCTTGTGTGGAACGACTGGCAGGCTCGCACGGGAGTGGATTTTTTCACTGCTGAGAAAATGGCTCCTTACTACGAAAAGGTAGAAAAGCATCTTAGCCTGCATACCTTTTCAGCTGCTGAGCGCAACCGTAATGCCGAATTATTTACTGCGGCCTGCGACCAACTGCAATACCACTGGCACTATCTGCGCAAAGGGCAAAGCGATTGTGCCCATGACCGGGGAAACGATTGTATTGCCTGCCTCAGCGGTTGCCATCGTGATTCCAAGCAAAGCTCTCTGGTGGCTTATATTCAAAAAGCCGAAAAAGCCGGCCTGGATATAGTAGCGGAAGCCATGGCCGAAAAAATTGATGTGAACAAGGAGCGTGCGCGTATTTTTGTAAACAGAAACGGCTCTACGGAAGAATATTATTCTCGGCACCTTATCCTTGCCGGAGGATCGTTCGGCACCACGCAGCTGCTGTTGCGCTCAGGGTTCGGAGAAAAACTGCCTGCACTGGGGAAATATTTTTCCGCACATCCGCAGTATATGTCTTTCGGAATATTTGATGAACCGGTGAATTCCCATAAAGGCTACTTTCAGACGGTCGCTTCCAAAGATGCTGCATTCAGGCAAAAGGGCTTTAAGCTGGAGAATGTTTTTGCTCCTCCTATATCGCTGGCTATGCTATTTAATGCAACAGGGAAAGAGCATCAGGAAATTATGCGTAATTACACCCGGATGTCCTGCATAGAAGTAGCTATAAGAGATGACAACACAGGAGTGATTCGTGTTACCCGCAAAGGAAAACTCTCAGTGAGCAAGCCGCTCACCGATGCAGATAAACAGAAACGGGATGCAGGCCTTGAGGCCGTCCGGAACATATTAGTGGCCAGCGGGGCAATAAAAATTATTCAGTCTCCATATTATTTCGGCCTGCATCTGATGGGTGGTTGCGCTATAGGCACTGATGCCCAAAAATCAGTAGTGAACCCGGAATTCAAGGTGCATGGTTATCCTAATCTCTATATCGCAGATTCCAGTATTTATCCTGCTGCCCCGGGCATCAATCCGTCATTGACCATTATGGCTCTGTCTGAAAAACTCAGCGAACAGCTTATAAAACATTGA